In Pseudochaenichthys georgianus chromosome 6, fPseGeo1.2, whole genome shotgun sequence, a single window of DNA contains:
- the LOC117448684 gene encoding apolipoprotein A-IV-like has protein sequence MKVLVVLVLAVFTGCNANILYADAPKPQIELLTEAFWDYAAKATETADDTLQMIKKSPFGQGVNDRLHLTRYFAAHDLLFMHEMLPPATQDKLHKVMREAEELKGHVERELAAAKDIMKPYTDNMKVQIQQRVEQLKQKLAPYAESIDTEAVRATLEQKSEELKQSVKDLQAQLEPYTDDLKLKVDQHLQDFQERVAPVTKLVEDLMILISVEVQDMAAPYVEDLRVRLNPYAEDLRARLTSLFEA, from the exons ATGAAGGTCCTTGTTGTGCTCGTCCTTGCCGTTTTCACTG GCTGCAATGCCAACATCTTATATGCTGATGCACCCAAGCCACAGATTGAATTGCTGACTGAGGCCTTCTGGGACTATGCCGCCAAGGCAACAGAGACAGCTGATGACACCCTCCAGATGATCAAGAAATCACCGTTTGGCCAGGGTGTCAA TGACCGTCTGCATCTAACTAGATATTTTGCCGCCCATGATTTGCTCTTCATGCACGAGATGCTTCCCCCTGCAACTCAGGACAAGCTCCATAAAGTCATGAGAGAGGCCGAAGAGCTGAAGGGGCATGTGGAAAGGGAGCTGGCCGCTGCCAAGGACATCATGAAGCCCTACACTGACAACATGAAGGTCCAGATCCAGCAGAGAGTGGAGCAGCTCAAACAGAAGCTGGCCCCCTATGCTGAGTCCATTGACACCGAGGCTGTGAGAGCCACCCTGGAGCAGAAGAGCGAGGAGCTGAAGCAGAGTGTGAAGGACCTGCAGGCTCAGCTCGAGCCCTACACTGATGACCTGAAGCTGAAGGTGGACCAGCACCTGCAGGACTTCCAGGAGCGTGTGGCCCCCGTGACCAAGCTGGTTGAAGATCTAATGATCCTGATATCCGTTGAGGTTCAAGATATGGCCGCCCCATACGTTGAGGATCTGAGAGTAAGGCTAAACCCCTACGCCGAAGACCTCCGGGCCCGCCTCACCTCCCTCTTCGAGGCCTAA